The following proteins come from a genomic window of Papilio machaon chromosome 7, ilPapMach1.1, whole genome shotgun sequence:
- the LOC106719434 gene encoding integrin alpha-PS3 yields the protein MNKVNSCAFIFILNVFFCECSVIFHEGSKITYLPDANSKYFGYSVMLSEMGLIVGAPKAASRDGRNISPGLLFNCQLQNLDIRNSTCRPIGLNIDPYGSYFGKVLIQRDFLKDDMWFGATIANVPKGKLMACAPRWSTPYKDKHILANGACYLLSQTRGIAMLPLKEMNRQAYKTDGHRKEFGDYGTHLNFYAYGQTGMSVKVTESNSVIIGAPGLLQWAGGIIDYKYDSDEGSMFISKQPTTNPYFTKEIGPDDYFGYSVESGIFGPDKKTLYVGGAPRSKSSYGQVLIFEPAYREYTPIKVVKILQGPQLGSYFGASLCCMDINGDGILDLLVGAPNFFTKEGELRYDQGAVFVYLNSWQGSNFTLRLESFVSGSNLNGARFGSTMADMGDVNGDGYNDVAIGAPWENDGHGAVYIYRGCERGINSQYIQKIVAKGAQSFGMSISKGFDVDNNNCSDLAVGAINSDTVYLYRCVPTIEVYASIKVPDAMNIPLNATNFTAIFCTEAKEQMKWPHVKTVLNASIQVDPEGGRAWISGDADYQVTIKPGNKACEEQTVQIKPTADLSKPITINFELIHRIVLEDDSPLFLRKEARLSENSKLHSSFAIQLNRECGEDLICKPLLEMTLKGLSNPYIPGSDNKFGIEVTVLNMDEPAYGAKVYLTLPSLPKRLPSACALKKLNVTCDVPAPLYRNESVTWEIEFEYTQNNSLIDEIKIEAILEDPLHSNNDSDRVVKDFTIVIKPEASFNITGTVQPNKTIAVPRDGLANGDSVTFVHYFEIKNLGPSDWYNLTAILLIPDKTNLSNKIDGCDNDNYSLQCSWSLSARASKTIALTYKFNLSLHGDYLEELTMFNATSTIILKDQNTNSSVVTTLVLDPPTPLWPLIVGIVAGVLTLAAAVYGLYKLNFFERKKRDDMKRLQEEIDSCSSLGELNPDGNDACTQDVQLSDDSD from the exons atgaacAAAGTAAATTCATgtgcatttatatttattctgaaTGTGTTTTTTTGTGAGTGTAGTGTTATTTTTCATGAAGGcagtaaaataacttatttaccaGATGCCAATTCTAAGTATTTTGGTTATTCGGTTATGTTAAGTGAGATGGG ctTAATAGTGGGAGCTCCAAAAGCAGCCAGTAGAGATGGTAGGAATATATCACCAGggttgttatttaattgtcaGCTGCAGAATTTGGACATTCGGAATTCAACATGTCGGCCGATCGGTCTTAACATAGATC CTTATGGGAGTTATTTCggaaaagttttaattcagCGTGATTTCCTCAAAGATGATATGTGGTTTGGTGCGACCATTGCAAACGTGCCTAAAGGAAAACTAATG GCATGTGCTCCGAGATGGTCAACTCCATACAAAGACAAGCATATACTGGCAAATGGAGCATGCTATTTGCTATCGCAAACAAGAGGAATTGCTATGTTACCTTTAAAGGAAATGA ATCGACAGGCTTATAAAACAGATGGACACAGAAAGGAATTTGGGGACTATGGTACCCATTTAAACTTCTACGCCTATGGTCAAACTGGAATGTCAGTTAAGGTTACAGAGAGCAATTCAGTAATCATCGGGGCTCCTGGCTTACTACAATGGGCAG GTGGTATAATTGATTACAAGTACGATTCAGATGAAGGTTCCATGTTTATTTCGAAACAACCTACAACAAATCCTTACTTCACGAAAGAAATTGGACCTGATGATTATTTTG GTTACAGTGTGGAATCAGGAATTTTCGGACCTGATAAGAAAACTTTATACGTAGGAGGAGCACCTCGATCAAAATCTAGCTATGGAcag gTTCTCATATTTGAACCAGCTTACAGAGAATATACGCCTATAAAGGTGGTTAAAATCCTCCAAGGTCCACAACTTGGCTCTTATTTTGGCGCTAGTCTTTGCTGTATGGATATCAATGGAGATGGAATATTAGATCTTTTGGTGGGAGCACCAAACTTTTTTACCAAAGAAGGGGAACTGCGGTACGATCAAGGAGCTGTCTTTGTTTACTTAAACAGCTGGCAG GGTTCTAATTTCACATTACGTCTTGAAAGTTTTGTGTCGGGTTCTAATTTAAATGGAGCTAGATTTGGCAGTACAATGGCTGATATGGGAGACGTGAACGGAGATGGATACAatg ACGTCGCTATCGGAGCACCATGGGAAAACGATGGTCACGGTGCTGTATACATTTACAGAGGATGTGAAAGGGGAATCAACAGtcaatatatacaaaagataGTAGCTAAAGGTGCTCAGAGTTTCGGTATGTCAATCTCTAAAGGATTTGACGTCGATAATAACAACTGTAGTG ATTTAGCTGTTGGTGCAATTAACAGTGATACAGTTTACTTATACAGATGCGTGCCGACAATAGAAGTGTACGCCAGCATAAAAGTTCCAGATGCGATGAATATACCCCTCAATGCTACCAATTTTACAGCTATATTCTGCACTGAAGCCAAGGAGCAAATGAAATGGCCCCACGTTAAAACAG ttttaaatgcTTCAATTCAAGTGGATCCTGAAGGGGGCAGGGCATGGATATCAGGCGATGCAGATTACCAAGTTACTATAAAACCAGGCAACAAAGCATGTGAGGAGCAAACGGTACAAATTAAG CCTACAGCGGACTTGTCAAAACCAATCACCATTAACTTTGAGTTGATTCATAGGATCGTATTAGAag ATGATTCACCTTTATTTTTGCGTAAAGAAGCAAGACTATCGGAAAATTCCAAATTGCATTCTTCATTTGCTATTCAGTTAAATAGAGAATGCGGCGAGGATCTCATTTGTAAGCCATTATTAGAAATGACATTAAAAGGATTAAGCAA CCCATATATTCCAGGTTCAGATAACAAATTTGGTATAGAAGTAACTGTACTTAATATGGATGAACCAGCATACGGTgctaaagtttatttaacgtTACCATCTTTACCTAAAAGATTACCAAGCGCATGCGCATTAAAGAAACTGAACGTAACATGTGATGTACCAGCACCATTATATAGAAATGAATCAGTCACATGggaaattgaatttgaatataCACAGAATAATTCATTgattgatgaaataaaaatcgaaGCAATACTAGAAGATCCACTTCATAGTAATAATGATAGTGATAGAGTTGTTAAAGATTttactattgttattaaaccagaagcaagttttaatattactgg aacAGTGCAACCTAATAAAACGATTGCAGTGCCCAGAGATGGTCTCGCCAACGGTGATAGCGTGACTTTCGTACATTACTTTGAG ataaaaaatttgGGACCTTCGGACTGGTACAATTTAACggctattttattaattccagataag ACGAATCTATCGAACAAGATAGATGGATGCGATAATGACAATTACAGCCTTCAGTGCTCTTGGTCTCTATCCGCAAGAGCCTCCAAAACAATCGCTCTAACTTACAAATTCAACTTAAGTTTACATG gCGATTACTTAGAAGAACTTACAATGTTCAATGCAACATCAACAATCATTTTAAAGGACCAAAATAC AAATTCTTCAGTGGTGACGACGCTAGTTTTGGATCCGCCAACACCACTCTGGCCTTTGATAGTAGGAATCGTGGCTGGAGTTTTGACACTAGCAGCAGCAGTCTACGGTCTGTACAAG